A genomic window from Glycine max cultivar Williams 82 chromosome 17, Glycine_max_v4.0, whole genome shotgun sequence includes:
- the LOC100795275 gene encoding uncharacterized protein, with protein MEDAGGSKLHGIKQIVRLKEIFQKWQTVTLGSKDSNNHSDVTRHHGGISPMINKRLTNIVYCDSDEDGCYSPQPPHDVPKGYLAVYVGPELRRFIIPTTYLSHPLFKVLLEKAAEEFGFDQSGGLTIPCEIETFKYLLNCIENHDDSSTGNTGTVEE; from the exons ATGGAAGATGCTGGAGGTTCCAAATTGCATGGAATTAAGCAGATTGTGAGATTGAAGGAAATATTTCAGAAGTGGCAAACTGTAACTCTGGGCTCAAAAGATTCCAACAATCATTCTGATGTGACTCGTCATCATGGGGGCATATCACCAATGATTAACAAAAGGCTAACAAATATTGTGTATTGTGACTCTGATGAGGATGGTTGCTACAGCCCTCAACCACCACATGATGTTCCCAAAGGGTACTTAGCCGTCTATGTTGGGCCTGAGCTTCGGAGGTTTATCATTCCCACAACCTACCTTAGCCACCCTTTGTTCAAGGTTTTGCTGGAAAAAGCTGCAGAGGAATTTGGGTTTGATCAGAGTGGTGGACTCACCATTCCATGTGAAATTGAGACCTTTAAATACCTCTTGAATTGCATAGAGAACCATGATGACAGCTCCA CTGGAAACACAGGAACTGTGGAAGAATAA
- the LOC100787867 gene encoding 2Fe-2S ferredoxin-like, whose translation MQNSKVARVGASIVKHLCTRNCTSLCGVGYIRSARYHYKQPLFQHHSFTKLYKGAMIEKHNFLSTMTTNNTTKERSEQEQAISVTFIDKDGEEKHIKVPVGMSMLEAAHENDIELEGACEGSIACSTCHVIVMDVEQYNKLEDPTDEENDMLDLAFGLTETSRLGCQVIAKPELDGIRLAIPAATRNFAVDGYVPKPH comes from the exons ATGCAAAATTCCAAAGTAGCTAGAGTCGGAGCTTCGATCGTTAAACACCTCTGCACAA GGAATTGTACATCCTTGTGTGGAGTAGGATATATTCGAAGCGCAAGATATCATTACAAGCAACCTCTG tttcaaCATCATTCATTTACTAAGTTATACAAGGGAGCCATGATAGAAAAGCATAATTTCCTTTCAACAATGACTACTAACAACACTACCAAGGAAAGGAGTGAACAAGAACAAGC GATATCTGTAACTTTTATTGATAAGGACGGTGAGGAGAAGCATATCAAAGTCCCTGTTGGAATGTCTATGTTAGAAGCTGCTCATGAAAACGACATAGAACTAGAAG GAGCATGTGAAGGATCGATTGCGTGTTCAACTTGCCATGTTATAGTCATG GACGTAGAACAATACAACAAATTGGAAGATCCAACTGATGAGGAAAATGACATGTTGGATCTAGCTTTTGGGCTCACTGAAAC ATCACGTCTGGGTTGCCAAGTGATTGCAAAACCTGAACTTGATGGAATTCGTTTAGCTATTCCTGCTGCCACTCGGAACTTCGCTGTTGATGGTTATGTGCCGAAACCCCACTGA
- the LOC100800565 gene encoding uncharacterized protein, giving the protein MAGAVSTVSGELKPSILDRVRAAPPPPDSSLLLATRPPRQAVSYLTCSKLCAICFVAGAIFGYSLRGRVKRWASKILKKLS; this is encoded by the exons ATGGCTGGTGCTGTCAGTACGGTTTCCGGCGAACTGAAGCCGTCGATCTTGGATCGTGTGCGAGCAGCACCGCCGCCTCCTGATTCCTCCCTTCTTTTGGCTACCAGACCTCCCAG ACAAGCGGTGTCCTACTTGACATGCTCAAAGCTTTGTGCAATTTGTTTTGTTGCTGGCGCGATTTTCGGTTACTCGCTCAGGGGACGAGTTAAGCGTTGGGCTTCCAAGATTCTCAAGAAGCTCAGCTGA
- the LOC100500610 gene encoding thioredoxin superfamily protein, which translates to MASLTVPNHCVPTLLRTHSPNHPSSQNLPFPSTPSNSQFFGLKLSHSSVSSIPSSSSLKGTIFAKVNKGSKPPNFTLKDQNGKNVSLSNFKGKPVIVYFYPADETPGCTKQACAFRDSYEKFKKAGAVVVGISGDDAASHKAFASKYRLPFTLLSDEGNKVRKEWGVPGDFFGSLPGRETYVLDKNGVVQLVYNNQFQPEKHIDETLKILQSL; encoded by the exons ATGGCATCCCTCACTGTCCCAAACCATTGTGTTCCCACCTTGCTTCGCACTCACTCTCCCAACCACCCATCTTCCCAAAACCTCCCATTTCCTTCCACACCATCAAATTCTCAATTTTTCGGCCTCAAGTTATCTCATTCTTCCGTTTCATCGATCCCTTCATCTTCTTCACTCAAAGGCACCATTTTCGCCAAG GTGAATAAAGGTTCAAAGCCACCGAATTTTACGCTGAAAGATCAGAATGGGAAGAATGTGAGCCTCTCCAACTTCAAAGGAAAACCAGTAATTGTGTATTTCTACCCTGCTGATGAGACCCCTGGCTGTACCAAACAG GCTTGCGCTTTCAGGGATTCATACGAGAAGTTCAAGAAAGCAGGAGCAGTGGTTGTTGGGATAAGTGGTGATGATGCTGCCTCTCACAAG GCATTTGCCAGCAAGTACAGGCTTCCATTTACTTTGTTGAGTGATGAGGGTAACAAGGTGAGGAAAGAATGGGGAGTGCCAGGTGATTTCTTTGGATCATTGCCTGGAAGAGAGACTTATGTTCTTGACAAAAATGGGGTGGTTCAGCTCGTCTACAACAATCAGTTCCAACCAGAAAAGCATATCGATGAGACCCTCAAAATACTTCAGAGTCTTTGA